Proteins found in one Homalodisca vitripennis isolate AUS2020 chromosome 4, UT_GWSS_2.1, whole genome shotgun sequence genomic segment:
- the LOC124360761 gene encoding 1,5-anhydro-D-fructose reductase-like, giving the protein MASSITARSVLTAASIKMPYVGLGTWLASSEEIETAVDAALTAGYRHIDTAFAYENEAMIGNVLKKWLDSGKIKREELFIVTKLPNNAMREDLVEDYLKQSLSALQLSYVDLYLVHMPVGLQSGIGLRPRNEDGSFKLDQTTDILAVWKAMEKQVDRSRAKAIGVSNFNINQLERIQKISRIPPVNNQVELHVYLQQKDLQKYCKDNGIIMTAYAPLGSSGMVAFVKKAGVTLEGGKDEDPRADPVVVRIAKSHNKTTAQVLLRFLIQSGINIIPKSVNPDRIRQNFQLFDFVLTNKEMAELNALDKGEDGRKFCGDLLRGMQKHPEYPFPN; this is encoded by the exons ATGGCAAGTTCTATTACCGCAAGGTCTGTTCTAACTGCAGCTAGCATTAAGATGCCTTATGTCGGCCTGGGAACTTGGCTG GCCAGCTCTGAAGAGATCGAGACGGCGGTGGATGCCGCGCTCACGGCCGGATACAGACACATCGACACGGCCTTTGCCTATGAGAACGAGGCGATGATCGGGAACGTACTCAAGAAGTGGCTGGACAGCGGTAAAATCAAGCGTGAGGAGCTCTTCATTGTTACCAAG CTACCGAACAACGCTATGcgcgaagatttggtggaggacTACCTGAAGCAGTCTCTGTCAGCATTGCAATTGTCATACGTGGATTTGTATCTTGTACATATGCCCGTGGGCCTACAGTCTGGTATAGGTCTGAGGCCTCGCAATGAAGACGGGTCCTTTAAATTGGATCAAACCACTGACATTCTTGCTGTTTGGAAG GCGATGGAAAAACAAGTAGACAGAAGCCGAGCAAAAGCTATAGGAGTATCCAACTTCAACATTAACCAGCTAGAGAGGATCCAGAAGATATCTCGTATTCCACCAGTCAATAACCAAGTAGAGTTACACGTGTACTTGCAACAGAAGGATCTGCAGAAGTACTGCAAGGACAATGGAATCATCATGACTGCTTACGCCCCGCTTGGATCTTCTGGTATGGTGGCGTTTGTGAAAAAAGCAGGAGTTACATTAGAAGG AGGGAAAGATGAGGATCCAAGAGCAGATCCAGTGGTGGTACGCATTGCAAAATCTCATAACAAAACAACAGCTCAGGTTCTGCTGCGGTTTCTCATCCAGTCCGGCATCAACATCATCCCCAAGAGTGTCAATCCTGACCGTATCCGCCAGAACTTTCAG TTGTTCGACTTTGTGCTGACCAACAAGGAGATGGCCGAGTTGAATGCTCTGGACAAAGGAGAAGACGGAAGAAAATTCTGCGGAGATCTGCTGAGAGGAATGCAAAAGCATCCAGAATACCCGTTCCCCAACTGA
- the LOC124360765 gene encoding 1,5-anhydro-D-fructose reductase-like — MASSITARSVLIAASIKMPYVGLGTWLASPEEIETAVDAALTAGYRHIDTAFAYENEAMIGNVLKKWLDSGKIKREELFIVTKLPNNAMREDLVEDYLKQSLSALQLSYVDLYLVHMPVGLQSGIGLRPRNEDGSFKLDPTTDILAVWKAMEKQVDKSRAKAIGVSNFNINQLERIQKISRIPPVNNQVELHVYLQQKDLQKYCKDNGIIMTAYAPLGSSGMVAFVKKAGVTLEGGKDEDPREDPVVVRIAKSHNKTTAQVLLRFLIQSGINIIPKSVNPDRIRQNFQLFDFVLTNKEMAELNALDKGEDGRKFCGDLLRGMQKHPEYPFPN, encoded by the exons ATGGCAAGTTCTATTACCGCAAGGTCTGTTCTAATTGCAGCTAGCATTAAGATGCCTTATGTCGGCCTGGGAACTTGGCTG GCCAGCCCTGAAGAGATCGAGACGGCGGTGGATGCCGCGCTCACGGCCGGATACAGACACATCGACACGGCCTTTGCCTATGAGAACGAGGCGATGATCGGGAACGTACTCAAAAAATGGCTGGACAGCGGAAAAATCAAGCGTGAGGAGCTCTTCATTGTTACCAAG TTACCGAACAACGCTATGcgcgaagatttggtggaggacTACCTGAAGCAGTCTCTGTCAGCATTGCAATTGTCATACGTGGATTTGTATCTTGTACATATGCCCGTCGGCCTACAGTCTGGTATAGGTCTGAGGCCTCGCAATGAAGACGGGTCCTTTAAATTGGATCCAACCACCGACATTCTTGCTGTTTGGAAG GCGATGGAGAAACAAGTAGACAAAAGCCGAGCAAAAGCTATAGGAGTGTCCAACTTCAACATTAACCAGCTAGAGAGGATCCAGAAGATATCTCGTATTCCACCAGTCAACAACCAAGTGGAGTTACATGTGTACTTGCAGCAGAAGGATCTGCAGAAGTACTGCAAGGACAATGGTATCATCATGACTGCTTACGCCCCGCTTGGATCTTCTGGTATGGTGGCGTTTGTGAAAAAAGCAGGAGTTACATTAGAAGG AGGGAAAGATGAGGATCCAAGAGAGGATCCAGTGGTGGTACGCATTGCAAAATCTCATAACAAAACAACAGCTCAGGTTCTGCTGCGGTTTCTCATCCAGTCCGGCATCAACATCATCCCCAAGAGTGTAAATCCTGACCGTATCCGACAGAACTTTCAG TTGTTTGACTTTGTGCTGACCAACAAGGAGATGGCAGAGTTGAATGCTCTGGACAAAGGAGAAGATGGAAGAAAATTCTGCGGAGATCTTCTGAGAGGAATGCAGAAGCATCCAGAATACCCGTTCCCCAACTGA